A genomic segment from Streptomyces sp. NBC_00459 encodes:
- a CDS encoding DUF5949 family protein encodes MTSTSSETRPFRIADLGTLVVMAWSGEAPDGDMPYLLAYSLGDGEGGPEASAVAVEQLLANTGLPVGGDIVDGSTQPSLPVSLLVESGSAVVNMPQLNAQCTPPPEWLTAVAERGFAYLVFTTRPWPEAQPGKPIEPEALAAFAGADETLTAAAHVILPARSLR; translated from the coding sequence GTGACCTCAACCTCAAGCGAAACGCGCCCTTTCCGCATCGCCGACCTGGGCACGCTCGTCGTGATGGCCTGGAGCGGTGAGGCCCCCGACGGCGACATGCCCTACCTCCTCGCCTATTCCCTCGGGGACGGCGAGGGCGGCCCGGAGGCCTCGGCCGTCGCCGTCGAGCAGCTCCTCGCCAACACCGGTCTGCCGGTCGGCGGCGACATCGTCGACGGCTCCACCCAGCCGAGCCTGCCGGTCAGCCTGCTCGTCGAGTCCGGTTCGGCCGTCGTCAACATGCCGCAGCTCAACGCCCAGTGCACCCCGCCCCCGGAGTGGCTCACCGCGGTCGCCGAACGGGGCTTCGCCTACCTGGTGTTCACCACCCGCCCCTGGCCCGAGGCCCAGCCCGGCAAGCCCATCGAGCCGGAGGCCCTGGCCGCCTTCGCGGGTGCCGACGAGACCCTCACCGCCGCCGCTCACGTCATCCTCCCGGCCCGCAGCCTGCGCTGA